A DNA window from Streptococcus sp. LPB0220 contains the following coding sequences:
- a CDS encoding ZmpA/ZmpB/ZmpC family metallo-endopeptidase, which yields MKKAKQTFEKMTKYSIRKLSVGVGPVAIGAFLLGGSLLGARPVQADQVTLPTHVHLGYVTEEELTAEEKEQVIHAIPEEYQNEDTFYLVYKKKEAIQSVLPQTGSQEVALFGLSLATASFAVLLLSKKHRKKVMGVLLIGAMGQSLLLPVEVAALQNQVLRAYNQDLAIASSKDLANGVIQIDGYDYIGYLRYPSVQKTSLQEPKAMQETKPSVEGTIKTSIGIPQVEAQARVTPEVAPAFPQVEKPSLEVSTEPVPFETVKQADPTLPKGQTKVLTAGQNGERTILTEVSVVEGQEVRRVVESKVTKEPVSQILAVGTKEDAQPTPQPSPSPVVTAKGTQEEGHVGEAIVQPENPAYTGVVEAKGTQEEGHVGEAPVQPENPAYTGVVEAKGTQEESHVGEAPVQPENPEYTSVVEAKGTQEEGHVGEAPIQPENPAYTGVVEAKGTQEEGHVGEAPVQPENPTYQVTEGTVTETETVILPYETEYVTDANRYTDEESLLQKGEAGSQEIRRVYKTVNGEKIGEPVSTTTETVKAPVTEKISRGTKAIEGQTEDVSYEEIPFKTVTEQDATLLKGSERVSQVGKNGKKKITKVYKTIKGVKTTDAPTISEEVVEQAQDQIIQKGTKELEKPTLTLTNIDQEELKRSAKATYHLDKPDGVTIKSIQAVLKKGDQVVKTLTLSETDLAAALADLDYYKDYTLATTMVYDRGNGDEEEVLKEEPLRIDLKKVEIKNIKETSLISVDDQGLETDSSLLSETPSDVKPYYLKVTTHDNKVTKLAVDKIEEVTVDGATLYKVTAKAPDLIQRTADNQFSEDYVYYIAKPKAHEGDVYYNFNELVKAMQANPTGTFKLGSNMNAANVQPAGKSYVTNAFKGILESTDGNTFAIHNITRPLFGNIEGGSVKNLLLENVNIDLPGTDRVAPIAGVIKNNATVENVKVTGSVVGNNDVAGIVNKIDGSGKVSNVAFIGKLHAAGNKGGYLASVVGENWKGVVEKAYVDAEITGNKAKAAGLVYSSQNGGNNHTVGKEGVLRNSVAKGSIELKEAVQSGGLLGTNWALGTIEDNITMMKVKTGEMVFGHSDIDADDYFTYSRTKRNYSVEGVSEGKKTYNNSRKIPSISLAEAEQKIEAMGITADKFESTKPVEDKLNNLVNKDDQYKAIDGYDAARELAYRNIAKLQPFYNKEWLVDQGNKLAATSPLLTKEILSVTAMKGNDFVTELADADHILIHYADKTKDIFSITPKDSKVKQVKEYSVAELGEVVYTPNMVDKDRSDLIGAIVEKLSPVELQSDPIYTHLGRTGPNKVNAIKNLYLEESFKEVKDNLTHFVKQLVENEDHQLNTDEAAKRALIKKVDDNEAAVLLGLSYLNRYYGVKFDDVNLKQLMLFKPDFYGKNVDVLDRLIEIGSKEDYIKGTRTHDAFREVVAKSTLSSNLNDFLKYNMDLFTTDTDLNDWFIKATKDNVYIVEPKTRTPEFADKKHRAYEGLNNDVHGKMILPLLNLKDAHMFLISTYNTLAYSSFEKYGKNTEAERNAFKAEIDKVAKAQQDYLDFWSRLAADNVRNQLLKSNNMVPTPVLDNQNYKGISTDRYGHTNSGKDVAPIRELYGPTDRYHATDWRMGATARVYGNPYKDDSVFFMVTDMISDFGVSAFTHETTHVNDRMVYLGGWRHREGTDLEAFAQGMLQTPSVSNPNGEYKALGLNMAYERPNDGNQWYNTNPNDLQSRDEIDRYMKGYNDTLMLLDYLEGEAVLDKHSKDLNNAWFKKVDKQYRGANTKNQFDKVRPLSDEEKAIALHTVDDLITNNFMTNRGPGNGVYNPSDFGSAYVTVPMMSVIYGGNTSEGAPGAMSFKHNTFRIWGYYGYEKGFLGYASNKYKQESKQAGHATLGDDYIIQKISDGRFSTLEDWKKAYFNEVVTSAKNGIQAIDIDGKTYTSYEDLKRAFAEAVDKDKATLSNGSVKFDNTVALKEKIFKKLLQQTDSFKTSIFK from the coding sequence ATGAAAAAAGCGAAACAAACGTTTGAAAAAATGACCAAATATTCGATTCGAAAATTATCTGTCGGTGTTGGTCCGGTAGCCATTGGAGCCTTTTTATTAGGAGGAAGCCTGTTAGGGGCTCGTCCTGTCCAAGCAGATCAGGTGACCCTCCCTACTCATGTGCACTTAGGATATGTGACAGAAGAAGAGCTAACTGCTGAAGAAAAAGAACAGGTGATTCATGCAATCCCTGAAGAGTATCAAAATGAAGATACTTTCTATCTCGTCTATAAGAAGAAGGAAGCAATTCAGTCGGTTCTTCCTCAAACAGGAAGTCAGGAAGTCGCCCTATTTGGCCTAAGTCTAGCCACTGCTTCCTTTGCGGTCCTCTTACTCTCTAAAAAGCACCGGAAGAAGGTCATGGGCGTCCTTTTGATTGGAGCCATGGGACAAAGTCTTCTACTTCCAGTTGAAGTCGCAGCCCTACAAAATCAAGTTTTGCGCGCCTATAATCAGGATCTTGCGATCGCATCGAGCAAAGATCTTGCAAATGGCGTGATTCAAATTGACGGCTATGACTATATTGGTTATCTGCGTTACCCGTCAGTCCAAAAGACGAGCTTACAAGAGCCAAAGGCTATGCAGGAAACGAAACCTTCTGTAGAAGGAACGATCAAAACAAGTATAGGTATTCCACAAGTGGAAGCACAAGCGCGTGTGACCCCAGAAGTCGCTCCAGCCTTTCCTCAAGTTGAAAAACCAAGCCTGGAAGTCTCTACTGAGCCTGTGCCATTTGAAACTGTCAAACAAGCTGATCCTACATTACCTAAAGGGCAAACCAAGGTGCTGACTGCTGGTCAAAATGGGGAGCGGACTATATTGACGGAAGTCAGTGTGGTAGAGGGACAGGAAGTTCGTAGAGTAGTTGAAAGTAAGGTCACCAAAGAACCAGTTTCACAAATTCTTGCTGTTGGGACAAAAGAAGATGCCCAACCAACCCCTCAACCCAGCCCTTCTCCAGTTGTAACAGCAAAGGGGACGCAGGAAGAAGGTCATGTCGGTGAAGCTATTGTTCAACCGGAGAACCCAGCCTATACAGGTGTGGTGGAAGCCAAAGGAACACAAGAAGAAGGTCATGTCGGCGAAGCTCCTGTTCAACCGGAGAACCCAGCCTATACAGGTGTGGTGGAAGCTAAGGGAACACAGGAAGAAAGCCATGTCGGCGAAGCCCCTGTTCAACCGGAGAACCCAGAATATACCAGTGTAGTAGAAGCTAAGGGGACACAGGAAGAAGGCCATGTCGGCGAAGCTCCAATTCAACCGGAGAATCCAGCCTATACAGGTGTGGTGGAAGCAAAAGGGACACAGGAAGAAGGCCATGTCGGTGAAGCTCCTGTTCAACCGGAGAACCCAACCTATCAAGTAACGGAAGGGACGGTAACAGAGACAGAAACGGTAATCCTTCCATATGAAACAGAGTATGTAACGGATGCCAATCGTTACACAGATGAAGAAAGCCTTCTTCAGAAAGGCGAGGCTGGTAGCCAGGAGATTCGTCGTGTTTATAAGACGGTCAATGGTGAGAAGATTGGCGAACCCGTGAGCACGACAACTGAAACAGTAAAAGCTCCTGTGACAGAAAAAATTAGTCGTGGGACTAAGGCGATTGAAGGCCAAACAGAGGATGTTTCGTATGAGGAAATTCCATTTAAGACGGTAACCGAACAAGATGCCACCTTGCTAAAAGGATCCGAAAGGGTTTCTCAAGTCGGTAAAAATGGGAAGAAGAAAATCACCAAGGTTTACAAGACCATTAAGGGAGTTAAGACAACGGATGCTCCTACAATTTCCGAAGAAGTGGTAGAACAAGCGCAAGATCAGATCATTCAAAAAGGGACTAAAGAACTTGAAAAGCCAACCTTAACCTTGACCAACATTGATCAGGAAGAGTTGAAGCGCAGTGCCAAAGCTACTTATCATTTGGATAAACCAGACGGTGTGACCATCAAGTCCATCCAGGCTGTATTGAAGAAGGGTGATCAAGTGGTGAAAACCCTGACCCTTTCAGAGACGGACTTAGCAGCTGCTTTAGCGGACTTGGACTACTACAAGGATTATACGCTTGCAACGACCATGGTCTATGACCGTGGAAATGGGGATGAAGAAGAAGTTCTCAAGGAAGAACCACTGAGAATTGATCTTAAAAAAGTTGAAATCAAAAACATCAAGGAAACCAGTCTGATTAGCGTGGATGACCAAGGTCTTGAGACCGATAGCAGCCTCTTGTCTGAAACACCATCAGATGTGAAGCCTTACTACTTAAAGGTCACTACCCATGATAATAAGGTTACAAAACTAGCCGTTGATAAAATTGAAGAAGTGACGGTAGATGGCGCGACCCTATACAAAGTAACAGCTAAAGCTCCTGATCTCATCCAACGGACTGCGGACAACCAGTTCAGTGAGGACTATGTCTACTATATTGCGAAACCCAAAGCACATGAAGGTGATGTCTACTACAATTTTAACGAACTTGTAAAAGCTATGCAAGCCAATCCGACTGGCACCTTTAAGCTTGGTAGCAATATGAATGCGGCTAATGTCCAGCCAGCAGGGAAATCCTATGTGACCAATGCCTTCAAGGGAATTTTGGAAAGTACGGATGGGAATACATTTGCCATCCATAATATTACAAGACCATTATTTGGAAACATCGAAGGTGGCTCGGTTAAGAATCTCTTGCTTGAAAATGTCAATATTGACCTACCTGGGACAGATCGAGTAGCCCCAATCGCAGGTGTCATCAAAAACAATGCAACTGTCGAGAACGTTAAAGTAACAGGAAGTGTTGTCGGGAACAATGACGTAGCAGGAATCGTCAATAAAATTGATGGCAGTGGGAAGGTCAGTAATGTCGCCTTTATCGGTAAACTGCACGCTGCTGGGAACAAAGGTGGCTATCTAGCGAGTGTTGTTGGTGAGAACTGGAAAGGTGTCGTTGAAAAAGCTTACGTTGATGCTGAAATCACTGGTAATAAAGCCAAAGCTGCAGGTCTCGTTTATTCCTCTCAAAATGGTGGAAATAACCACACAGTAGGTAAAGAAGGGGTTCTCAGAAACTCCGTTGCTAAAGGTTCGATTGAACTAAAAGAAGCTGTTCAGTCTGGTGGATTACTAGGGACCAACTGGGCCTTGGGGACTATTGAAGACAACATCACCATGATGAAAGTCAAAACTGGTGAGATGGTCTTTGGTCACTCAGATATTGACGCAGATGATTATTTCACCTATTCAAGAACCAAGCGCAATTACAGTGTGGAAGGCGTGAGTGAAGGTAAGAAAACCTATAACAACTCTCGTAAAATCCCCAGCATTTCCCTTGCAGAAGCTGAGCAGAAAATTGAAGCAATGGGGATTACTGCTGATAAATTTGAAAGCACGAAACCTGTTGAAGATAAACTCAATAACCTTGTTAACAAAGACGATCAATACAAGGCAATTGATGGCTACGACGCCGCTCGCGAACTTGCTTACCGCAATATTGCTAAATTGCAACCATTCTACAATAAAGAGTGGCTTGTCGACCAGGGGAATAAATTAGCTGCAACTAGTCCTCTCTTGACCAAGGAAATCTTGTCTGTGACCGCTATGAAGGGCAATGATTTTGTCACGGAACTAGCGGATGCGGATCATATCCTGATCCATTATGCAGATAAGACAAAAGATATCTTTAGCATTACACCGAAAGACTCCAAAGTTAAACAAGTCAAAGAGTACAGTGTAGCAGAGCTTGGTGAAGTGGTCTACACGCCGAATATGGTGGACAAGGACCGGAGCGATCTCATTGGTGCCATTGTAGAGAAATTAAGCCCTGTAGAATTGCAATCGGATCCAATCTACACACATCTTGGTCGAACAGGTCCTAACAAAGTCAATGCTATTAAGAACCTCTATCTGGAAGAATCCTTCAAAGAGGTGAAAGATAATCTGACTCACTTTGTGAAACAGTTGGTTGAAAATGAGGACCATCAATTAAACACAGATGAGGCTGCTAAACGTGCCCTTATCAAGAAAGTTGATGACAACGAGGCGGCCGTTCTTTTAGGGCTTTCTTACCTCAATCGCTATTACGGAGTGAAGTTCGATGATGTCAATCTTAAGCAGCTCATGTTGTTCAAGCCAGACTTCTATGGGAAGAATGTTGATGTCTTAGACCGTTTGATTGAAATTGGTTCAAAAGAAGACTACATCAAAGGAACTCGTACCCATGATGCCTTCCGAGAAGTCGTTGCGAAGTCTACTCTTTCTAGCAACCTAAATGACTTCCTGAAGTACAATATGGACCTCTTTACAACTGATACAGACTTGAATGATTGGTTCATCAAAGCAACCAAAGACAATGTCTATATTGTAGAGCCAAAAACAAGGACTCCTGAATTTGCCGATAAGAAACATCGAGCTTACGAAGGATTAAATAATGACGTGCACGGTAAAATGATCTTGCCACTCTTGAATCTTAAAGATGCGCACATGTTCTTGATTTCAACATACAATACCTTGGCCTATAGTTCCTTCGAGAAATACGGTAAAAACACTGAGGCAGAACGAAATGCCTTCAAGGCGGAAATTGATAAAGTAGCAAAAGCCCAACAGGACTACTTGGATTTCTGGTCGCGATTAGCAGCTGATAATGTTCGCAACCAGCTCCTAAAGAGCAATAATATGGTGCCGACCCCTGTCCTTGATAATCAAAACTATAAAGGCATTAGTACAGACCGTTATGGCCATACGAATAGTGGAAAAGATGTCGCTCCAATTCGTGAATTATATGGACCAACCGATCGTTACCATGCGACTGATTGGCGCATGGGAGCAACTGCTCGCGTCTATGGAAATCCTTATAAAGATGATTCTGTCTTCTTCATGGTGACGGATATGATTAGTGATTTTGGAGTATCTGCCTTTACGCACGAAACGACGCACGTCAATGACCGAATGGTTTATTTAGGAGGTTGGAGACACCGTGAAGGAACAGATCTTGAGGCATTTGCTCAAGGAATGCTCCAAACACCATCAGTATCGAATCCAAATGGGGAATACAAAGCCTTAGGTCTCAACATGGCCTATGAACGTCCTAACGATGGCAACCAATGGTACAATACCAATCCAAACGATCTTCAATCACGTGATGAGATTGATCGCTACATGAAAGGGTATAACGATACGCTCATGCTTCTAGATTACCTAGAAGGAGAAGCTGTATTGGACAAACATAGTAAGGACTTAAACAATGCTTGGTTCAAGAAGGTTGATAAACAATACCGAGGAGCTAATACCAAGAATCAATTCGATAAGGTACGTCCTTTGAGTGATGAGGAAAAAGCCATCGCCTTGCATACGGTAGATGACCTCATTACTAACAACTTTATGACCAACCGTGGTCCAGGAAATGGAGTCTATAATCCATCAGACTTTGGTTCAGCCTATGTGACCGTGCCGATGATGTCAGTTATCTATGGTGGGAACACCAGTGAAGGGGCTCCTGGAGCTATGTCCTTCAAACACAACACCTTCAGAATTTGGGGTTACTATGGCTATGAAAAAGGCTTCCTAGGCTATGCTTCAAACAAGTATAAACAAGAATCCAAACAAGCAGGCCATGCGACTCTAGGGGATGATTACATCATTCAAAAGATTTCTGATGGAAGATTCAGTACCCTTGAAGATTGGAAGAAAGCTTACTTCAATGAAGTTGTGACCAGTGCCAAGAATGGAATTCAGGCTATTGACATCGATGGTAAAACCTACACTAGCTATGAAGACCTGAAACGTGCATTTGCTGAAGCGGTTGATAAAGATAAGGCTACTCTAAGTAACGGTTCTGTCAAATTTGACAATACGGTTGCACTGAAAGAAAAAATCTTTAAGAAATTGCTGCAACAAACTGATAGTTTTAAAACGTCTATCTTTAAATAA
- a CDS encoding F0F1 ATP synthase subunit delta — MDKKQLMVIEKYTQPFVQLVFEKGEQDLVFEKLTQIKGIFEETGLANFLAHIGVEDEEKAKSLRLFQPSDSQLLDHLIEVVILNHREALFYDIVTICLDQIQRLSNAFVVTVTTATALDPAQEQKLVPIIERKFGIQVRSIQQKIDPDLIGGFVVTANHKTLDTSLKHQLQVIKSKLK; from the coding sequence ATGGACAAAAAGCAACTGATGGTGATTGAGAAATATACCCAGCCTTTTGTTCAATTGGTCTTTGAAAAAGGAGAACAAGACCTGGTCTTTGAAAAATTAACCCAAATCAAGGGTATTTTTGAGGAAACGGGACTTGCTAACTTCTTAGCTCATATCGGTGTAGAGGATGAAGAGAAAGCAAAAAGTCTACGACTTTTTCAACCCTCAGATTCACAATTACTCGACCATTTGATTGAAGTGGTTATTCTCAATCATCGTGAAGCCTTATTTTATGACATTGTAACGATTTGTTTAGATCAGATCCAACGACTGAGTAATGCTTTTGTCGTGACGGTTACGACAGCTACAGCCTTGGATCCAGCTCAAGAGCAAAAATTGGTACCCATTATCGAAAGAAAATTTGGCATCCAGGTTCGCTCAATCCAACAAAAGATCGATCCAGATCTAATTGGTGGTTTTGTCGTGACAGCCAATCATAAAACATTGGATACCAGTCTCAAACACCAATTGCAAGTCATAAAATCTAAATTGAAATAG
- the atpB gene encoding F0F1 ATP synthase subunit A: MEESINPTITLGPVTFNLTLLAMTLIAVLVVFGFIYWASRKMTIRPKGKQNVLEYAYDFVVGFTKGNIGEHYIKDYSLFLFVLFLFLLVANNIGLMAKIETTNGYNLWTSPTANLGYDFAFSFLITLIAHVEGIRRRGVKEYLKAFVTPGFMTPMNILEELTNFASLALRIFGNIFAGEVLASLLVTLSHQAVYWYPFAFIGSMAWTAFSIFISCIQAYVFTMLSSIYIGKKINGEE; encoded by the coding sequence TTGGAAGAAAGTATCAATCCAACGATCACTCTTGGACCTGTAACTTTTAATTTGACCCTACTTGCTATGACCTTGATTGCTGTTTTGGTGGTTTTTGGCTTTATTTATTGGGCCAGCCGTAAAATGACGATCCGACCAAAGGGCAAACAAAATGTGCTGGAATACGCATATGACTTTGTCGTAGGTTTCACCAAAGGAAATATTGGGGAACATTATATAAAGGACTATTCCTTGTTCTTGTTTGTTCTTTTCCTATTCCTTTTAGTGGCCAATAACATTGGATTGATGGCTAAAATCGAAACGACCAATGGTTACAATTTGTGGACATCACCAACCGCTAACCTGGGTTATGACTTTGCCTTTTCATTTTTGATCACCTTAATCGCCCATGTAGAAGGAATTCGCCGACGTGGTGTGAAGGAATATTTGAAGGCTTTTGTGACACCTGGATTTATGACCCCCATGAATATTTTGGAAGAATTAACGAACTTTGCCTCCTTGGCCCTTCGGATCTTCGGAAATATCTTTGCGGGTGAGGTACTAGCAAGCTTGCTTGTGACTTTGTCGCATCAAGCTGTTTATTGGTATCCATTTGCCTTTATTGGAAGCATGGCGTGGACAGCGTTTTCGATTTTCATTTCATGTATCCAAGCCTATGTGTTTACCATGTTGTCATCAATCTATATTGGTAAGAAAATTAATGGCGAAGAGTAA
- a CDS encoding F0F1 ATP synthase subunit gamma has product MAVSLNDIKNKIASTKNTSQITNAMQMVSAAKLGKSEQAAKDFQVYAAKVRKLLTDLLHGHETENAKSHPMLVSRPVKKTAYIVITSDRGLVGGYNASILKTMMEMKAEYHPTGDDFEVICIGSVGADFFRARGIQPVYELRGLPDQPSFKEVRKIISKTVQMYQEGLFDELYVCYNHHVNSLTSQMRVEQMLPIIDLDPNEADEDYALNLELESSRDAILDQLLPQFAESMIYGAIIDAKTAENAAGMMAMQTATDNAKKVIDELTIQYNRARQAAITQEITEIVAGASALE; this is encoded by the coding sequence ATGGCAGTTTCATTAAATGATATAAAGAATAAAATTGCATCCACTAAAAATACCAGTCAAATTACCAATGCCATGCAGATGGTGTCTGCTGCTAAACTCGGGAAATCTGAGCAAGCAGCCAAGGATTTTCAGGTTTATGCTGCCAAGGTACGTAAGTTATTAACAGACTTGCTCCATGGACATGAAACAGAAAATGCCAAGTCCCATCCCATGTTGGTAAGTCGCCCGGTTAAAAAGACAGCTTATATTGTCATTACATCCGATCGTGGTTTGGTCGGGGGCTACAATGCCTCCATCCTTAAAACCATGATGGAAATGAAGGCAGAATACCATCCAACTGGAGATGACTTTGAAGTGATCTGTATTGGAAGCGTCGGTGCGGATTTCTTCCGCGCCCGTGGGATTCAGCCGGTTTATGAATTGCGTGGTTTGCCTGATCAGCCTAGCTTTAAGGAAGTTCGCAAGATCATTTCGAAAACAGTCCAAATGTATCAAGAAGGTTTGTTTGATGAGTTGTATGTCTGTTACAACCACCACGTCAACAGTTTGACGAGTCAAATGCGGGTGGAACAAATGCTTCCAATTATTGATTTGGACCCCAATGAAGCGGATGAGGACTATGCATTGAATCTAGAATTGGAATCTAGTCGAGATGCCATTTTGGATCAATTGCTCCCTCAATTTGCTGAAAGCATGATCTATGGTGCCATTATTGATGCTAAAACAGCTGAAAATGCTGCTGGGATGATGGCTATGCAAACTGCAACAGACAATGCCAAGAAAGTCATTGATGAATTAACGATTCAATACAACCGTGCTCGTCAAGCAGCGATTACACAAGAAATTACAGAAATCGTTGCGGGTGCTAGCGCCCTTGAATAG
- the atpF gene encoding F0F1 ATP synthase subunit B produces MHVSMSEIIGNFILIAGSFLLLIFLIKKFAWNNINGILEARAKKITDDIDGAESARQKAEELANKREEELAGSRKEAASIVENAKETAEKNKSQILSEATQEAVRLKEKAQQEIAHNKEEALNSIKGDVADLTVNLASKLLSQQLDAEGQRQLIDRYLDELGEA; encoded by the coding sequence ATGCATGTATCAATGAGTGAAATTATTGGTAACTTTATTCTCATTGCTGGTTCCTTCCTATTATTAATCTTTTTAATAAAGAAATTTGCATGGAACAATATCAATGGAATTTTAGAAGCGCGTGCCAAAAAGATTACAGATGATATTGATGGAGCAGAATCAGCTCGTCAAAAAGCTGAGGAACTAGCAAATAAACGTGAAGAAGAGTTGGCAGGTAGCCGCAAAGAAGCAGCGTCTATCGTCGAAAATGCAAAGGAAACTGCAGAAAAGAACAAATCTCAGATCCTTTCAGAAGCCACTCAAGAAGCAGTACGTTTGAAAGAAAAAGCGCAACAAGAAATTGCGCATAACAAAGAAGAAGCATTGAACAGTATCAAAGGCGATGTGGCAGATCTCACTGTCAATCTTGCCAGCAAATTGTTGAGCCAACAGCTGGATGCTGAAGGTCAACGCCAACTGATCGATCGCTATCTTGATGAATTAGGAGAAGCCTAA
- the atpA gene encoding F0F1 ATP synthase subunit alpha, translated as MAINAQEISALIKQQIENFKPNFDVTETGVVTYIGDGIARAHGLENAMSGELLIFENGSYGMAQNLETTDVGIIILGDFTDIREGDSVRRTGKIMEVPAGDALIGRVVNPLGQPVDGLGEIVTDKFRPVETPAPGVMQRKSVSEPLQTGLKAIDALVPIGRGQRELIIGDRQTGKTSIAIDTILNQKGQDMICIYVAIGQKESTVRTQVETLRKYGAMDYTIVVTASASQPSPLLYLAPYAGVAMAEEFMYNGKHVLIVYDDLSKQAVAYRELSLLLRRPPGREAFPGDVFYLHSRLLERSAKVSDELGGGSITALPIIETQAGDISAYIATNVISITDGQIFLQDSLFNAGIRPAIDAGSSVSRVGGSAQIKAMKKVAGTLRIDLASYRELEAFTKFGSDLDAATQAKLNRGRRTVEVLKQPVHEPLTVEKQVVILYALTHGFLDSVPVDDILRFQEELFDYFEAHYNQIFETIRSTHDLPAEEELDAALTEFVNQSNFK; from the coding sequence TTGGCGATTAACGCACAAGAAATCAGCGCTTTAATTAAGCAACAAATTGAAAATTTCAAGCCAAACTTTGACGTCACTGAGACAGGTGTTGTAACCTACATTGGTGACGGGATTGCCCGCGCTCATGGGCTTGAAAATGCCATGAGTGGTGAGTTGTTGATCTTTGAAAATGGCTCATACGGGATGGCCCAAAACTTAGAAACAACGGATGTCGGGATCATCATCTTGGGTGATTTCACGGATATTCGTGAAGGAGACTCTGTCCGTCGTACAGGTAAAATCATGGAAGTCCCTGCAGGAGATGCCTTGATTGGTCGTGTTGTCAACCCACTTGGACAACCAGTGGATGGTTTGGGTGAGATTGTGACAGATAAATTCCGTCCAGTTGAAACGCCAGCTCCTGGTGTTATGCAACGGAAATCTGTCTCAGAACCCCTACAAACTGGTTTGAAAGCCATTGATGCCCTTGTTCCAATCGGACGTGGTCAACGGGAATTGATTATCGGGGACCGTCAAACAGGGAAAACTTCGATTGCCATTGATACCATCTTGAACCAAAAGGGTCAAGATATGATCTGTATCTATGTGGCGATTGGTCAAAAAGAATCAACAGTTCGTACGCAAGTAGAAACTCTCCGTAAATACGGAGCTATGGATTATACGATTGTGGTAACTGCTTCGGCTTCTCAACCGTCTCCATTACTTTATTTGGCACCTTATGCTGGGGTTGCTATGGCAGAAGAGTTCATGTATAACGGTAAACATGTTTTGATCGTCTATGATGATTTGTCAAAACAAGCCGTAGCCTACCGTGAATTGTCCCTTCTTCTCCGTCGTCCACCAGGACGTGAAGCCTTCCCAGGGGATGTCTTCTATCTTCACAGCCGTTTGTTGGAACGTTCAGCTAAAGTTTCAGATGAATTGGGTGGGGGTTCTATTACAGCTCTTCCAATCATTGAAACCCAAGCAGGAGATATTTCCGCTTATATCGCAACTAACGTGATTTCGATCACAGACGGACAAATCTTCTTGCAAGATAGTTTGTTCAATGCCGGTATTCGTCCAGCCATTGATGCAGGTTCTTCTGTATCTCGGGTAGGTGGATCTGCTCAAATCAAGGCCATGAAGAAGGTTGCTGGTACCCTTCGTATCGACCTCGCTTCATACCGTGAGTTAGAAGCCTTCACGAAATTTGGTAGTGATTTGGATGCGGCCACTCAAGCTAAATTGAACCGTGGTCGCCGAACGGTTGAAGTATTGAAACAACCTGTTCATGAACCACTGACGGTTGAAAAACAAGTTGTGATCTTGTACGCCTTGACTCATGGTTTCTTAGATAGTGTTCCGGTAGATGACATTCTTCGTTTCCAAGAAGAGTTGTTTGATTACTTTGAAGCACATTATAATCAAATCTTTGAGACGATTCGTTCAACACATGATCTTCCAGCAGAAGAAGAACTGGATGCAGCCCTTACAGAATTTGTCAACCAGTCAAATTTCAAATAG
- a CDS encoding F0F1 ATP synthase subunit C, producing MNLTFLGLCLACFGVSLAEGLMMSSLLKSASRQPEIIGQLRSLLILGVAFVEGTFFVTLVMAFIIK from the coding sequence ATGAATTTAACATTTTTAGGTCTTTGTTTAGCCTGCTTTGGTGTATCACTGGCAGAAGGTTTGATGATGAGCAGTTTATTGAAATCTGCGTCTCGTCAACCAGAAATTATCGGTCAATTGCGTAGCCTCTTGATTCTTGGTGTTGCCTTTGTCGAAGGTACTTTCTTCGTTACTTTGGTCATGGCCTTTATTATCAAATAG